One stretch of Solirubrobacterales bacterium DNA includes these proteins:
- a CDS encoding 1-phosphofructokinase family hexose kinase: MILTVTLNAALDRTVAVPNFRLGHRHRAVESTTFAGGKGVNVARALKLLGRPAIATGLAGAATGSRILRQLTDEAILHDFTRIEGESRTNLAVIDPTSGEQSEINERGPEVRPDEIDLFIEKLLYLAQGSSLCVLAGSIPPSVDAAVYARLIGELRSLGVPALLDTDGVPMRLGLRAEPAVVAPNVSEAEEAVGQEFNDADDFALGLAGLLEMGAGEAVITREAGCVAIVGKGNERRRYEVEIEPLEPVSGVGSGDCFLAGYVAARYEGRSASECLVYGVACGAESTQHFGAGTVDRNEVERLLPRVEVRELDVPAGVG; encoded by the coding sequence GTGATCCTCACCGTCACGCTGAATGCCGCACTCGACCGCACGGTCGCCGTGCCGAACTTCCGCCTCGGGCACCGCCACAGGGCCGTGGAGTCGACGACCTTCGCGGGTGGCAAGGGCGTCAACGTCGCACGAGCGTTGAAGCTGCTCGGCCGCCCCGCAATCGCCACCGGGCTGGCCGGAGCCGCGACCGGGTCCCGCATCCTCCGGCAGCTCACCGACGAGGCGATCCTTCACGACTTCACCCGCATCGAGGGGGAATCGCGGACGAACCTGGCGGTCATCGATCCGACCTCCGGTGAGCAATCGGAGATCAACGAGCGCGGGCCCGAGGTGCGGCCAGACGAGATCGATTTGTTCATCGAGAAGCTCCTCTACCTGGCTCAGGGGTCGAGCCTGTGCGTGCTGGCGGGCAGCATCCCGCCCAGCGTCGACGCGGCCGTGTACGCGCGCCTGATCGGCGAGCTACGCAGCCTGGGCGTGCCGGCGCTCCTCGACACGGACGGCGTGCCCATGCGCCTTGGCCTGCGCGCCGAGCCCGCGGTCGTGGCTCCGAACGTGTCCGAGGCCGAGGAGGCCGTCGGCCAGGAGTTCAACGACGCCGACGACTTCGCCTTGGGGCTCGCCGGGCTGCTGGAGATGGGCGCCGGCGAGGCGGTGATCACTAGGGAGGCCGGCTGCGTTGCGATTGTCGGGAAGGGCAACGAGCGGCGTCGCTACGAGGTCGAGATAGAGCCGCTCGAGCCGGTCTCCGGCGTCGGCTCCGGGGACTGCTTCCTGGCGGGCTACGTGGCCGCCCGGTACGAGGGGCGCTCGGCCAGTGAGTGCCTGGTGTACGGGGTTGCCTGCGGCGCCGAGTCGACGCAGCACTTTGGCGCCGGCACCGTCGACCGGAACGAGGTCGAGCGGCTCTTGCCGCGCGTCGAGGTCCGCGAGCTCGATGTCCCCGCGGGGGTCGGCTGA
- the guaA gene encoding glutamine-hydrolyzing GMP synthase yields MTEEVLVLDFGGQYSQLIARRIRECGVFAELLPHNTDLERIRERRPAALVLSGGPASVYSEGAPELRRELLELDVPVLGICYGMQAMVHVLGGRVEGADAGEFGRTSLVLANGGGRLLSGLPREQQCWMSHRDSVFEPPTGFVALASSPGSPVAACESPERGLYGIQFHPEVVHTPYGTQILDRFLRQVAGLEQRWSPASVVDEQVAAVRAQVGHEGVICGLSGGVDSATAAALVHRAVGDQLTCVLVDHGLLRKNEAEQVIETFRDRGARLVHVAAEDRFLKRLAGVVDPETKRKIIGEEFIRVFEEQAEQIQGVRFLVQGTLYSDVIESGGDGRVGADTIKSHHNVGGLPEDLGLDLVEPLRMLFKDEVRAVAAELGLPERIIWRQPFPGPGLGIRVVGGEVTAERLEILRDADAILQEEIRAAGLYRELWQSFCVLPAVRSVGVQGDGRTYAYPIVIRAVTSEDAMTADWARLPYDLLARVSNRIINEVAGVNRVALDISSKPPATIEWE; encoded by the coding sequence ATGACTGAGGAAGTACTGGTCCTCGATTTCGGGGGGCAGTACTCCCAGCTGATCGCCCGGAGGATCCGCGAGTGCGGGGTGTTCGCCGAGCTGCTCCCACACAACACCGACTTGGAGCGAATCCGCGAGCGCCGTCCCGCTGCCCTGGTGCTCTCCGGCGGGCCGGCGTCGGTCTATTCGGAAGGCGCACCTGAGCTCCGGCGTGAGCTGCTCGAGCTCGACGTGCCGGTGCTCGGCATCTGTTACGGCATGCAGGCGATGGTTCACGTGCTGGGCGGCCGGGTCGAGGGCGCCGATGCGGGGGAGTTCGGGCGCACCTCCCTCGTCCTCGCCAACGGCGGCGGCCGGCTGCTGTCGGGATTACCGCGCGAGCAGCAATGCTGGATGAGCCACCGCGACAGCGTCTTCGAACCGCCCACCGGCTTCGTCGCACTGGCGTCCAGTCCCGGGTCCCCGGTCGCGGCCTGCGAGAGCCCCGAGCGTGGCCTGTACGGGATCCAGTTCCACCCAGAGGTCGTCCACACGCCCTACGGCACCCAGATACTCGACCGCTTCCTGCGCCAGGTCGCGGGCCTGGAGCAGCGTTGGTCGCCCGCTTCGGTCGTCGACGAGCAGGTCGCGGCGGTGCGCGCCCAGGTCGGCCACGAAGGCGTGATCTGCGGCCTCTCGGGAGGCGTCGACTCGGCCACCGCGGCGGCCCTCGTCCACCGCGCGGTCGGCGATCAGCTCACGTGCGTGCTCGTCGACCACGGCCTGCTGCGCAAGAACGAGGCCGAGCAGGTGATCGAGACCTTTCGCGACCGGGGGGCCAGGCTGGTCCACGTCGCGGCCGAGGACCGCTTCCTGAAGCGTCTCGCCGGCGTCGTGGACCCCGAGACCAAGCGGAAGATCATCGGCGAGGAATTCATTCGGGTCTTCGAGGAGCAGGCGGAGCAGATTCAAGGCGTGCGTTTCCTCGTCCAGGGGACCCTCTACTCCGACGTGATCGAGTCGGGCGGAGACGGGCGAGTAGGGGCGGACACGATCAAGTCGCACCACAACGTGGGCGGTCTTCCGGAGGACCTCGGGCTCGATCTCGTGGAGCCGCTTCGGATGCTGTTCAAGGACGAGGTTCGGGCCGTCGCCGCCGAGCTCGGGCTGCCGGAGCGGATCATCTGGCGTCAGCCCTTCCCGGGGCCGGGCCTCGGAATTCGAGTGGTGGGGGGCGAGGTGACTGCGGAGCGACTCGAGATCCTTCGCGATGCTGACGCGATCCTCCAGGAAGAGATCCGCGCCGCGGGCCTCTACCGCGAGCTCTGGCAGTCGTTCTGTGTCCTGCCCGCAGTGCGCTCCGTCGGCGTCCAGGGCGACGGTCGAACGTACGCCTATCCGATCGTGATCCGCGCGGTGACCTCGGAGGACGCCATGACCGCCGACTGGGCGCGGCTGCCCTACGACCTGCTGGCGCGGGTGTCGAACCGGATCATCAACGAGGTGGCCGGCGTCAACCGTGTCGCCCTCGACATCAGCTCGAAGCCCCCGGCAACGATCGAGTGGGAATAG
- a CDS encoding GuaB3 family IMP dehydrogenase-related protein translates to MEVEIGRGKKGRRAYGFDDIAIVPSRRTRDPDDVDISWTLGPYRFELPLLAAAMDGVVSPATAAEIGRLGGLAVLNLEGIWSRYEDAEEQLERIAGASPQAATATMQEIYREPVKPELIAQRVEEIKAQGVVAAGSLTPQRVAAHYEVALEAGLDLLVIQGTVISAEHVSSKAEPLNLKKFIAEVPVPCVVGGCASFSTGLHLMRTGAVGVLAGVGPGAACTTRGVLGIGVPQATAIADVAAARSQHMLETGEYCNVIADGGMRTGGDVSKAIACGADAVMIGSPLARAEQAPGRGFHWGMATFHPSLPRGARVATVQDGTLEEILLGPAQENDGTFNLIGALRTSMATCGYEDIRDFQRAEVMVAPALQTEGKQLQREQSVGMGSNGRAAVATGVAVSDD, encoded by the coding sequence ATGGAAGTCGAGATCGGTCGCGGCAAGAAGGGAAGAAGGGCCTACGGGTTCGACGACATCGCGATCGTGCCCTCGCGACGGACGCGCGATCCCGACGATGTCGACATCAGCTGGACGCTGGGCCCCTACCGCTTCGAGCTCCCGCTGCTGGCGGCGGCCATGGACGGCGTCGTCAGTCCCGCGACCGCTGCAGAAATCGGTCGGCTGGGCGGCCTGGCTGTTCTCAACCTCGAGGGGATCTGGTCGCGATACGAGGACGCCGAGGAACAGCTCGAGCGGATCGCCGGGGCCTCACCCCAGGCGGCCACCGCCACGATGCAGGAGATCTACCGCGAGCCTGTGAAGCCCGAGCTGATCGCGCAGCGGGTCGAGGAGATCAAGGCGCAGGGAGTCGTGGCGGCCGGCTCGCTGACTCCGCAGCGCGTCGCGGCGCACTACGAGGTCGCCCTCGAGGCAGGGCTGGACCTCCTGGTGATCCAGGGGACCGTGATCTCGGCCGAGCACGTGTCATCGAAGGCCGAGCCGCTGAATCTGAAGAAGTTCATCGCCGAGGTGCCGGTCCCGTGTGTCGTCGGCGGCTGCGCCTCCTTTTCTACCGGGCTGCACCTGATGCGCACCGGGGCGGTCGGCGTCCTCGCCGGGGTGGGGCCCGGTGCAGCCTGCACCACCCGGGGCGTGCTCGGGATTGGGGTGCCCCAGGCGACCGCGATCGCCGACGTCGCCGCGGCCCGGTCGCAGCACATGCTTGAGACCGGGGAGTACTGCAACGTGATCGCCGACGGCGGCATGCGCACCGGCGGCGACGTCTCGAAGGCGATCGCCTGCGGCGCCGATGCGGTGATGATCGGCTCGCCCCTGGCCCGCGCGGAGCAGGCGCCGGGCCGCGGCTTCCACTGGGGCATGGCGACCTTCCATCCCTCGCTGCCGCGAGGCGCACGCGTGGCCACCGTTCAGGACGGCACGCTGGAGGAGATCCTGCTTGGCCCCGCTCAGGAGAACGACGGCACCTTCAACCTGATCGGCGCGCTTCGCACCTCCATGGCTACCTGCGGCTACGAGGACATCCGCGACTTCCAGCGCGCCGAGGTGATGGTCGCCCCGGCCCTGCAGACTGAGGGCAAGCAGCTGCAGCGCGAGCAGTCAGTGGGCATGGGCTCCAACGGGCGGGCGGCAGTGGCCACGGGAGTCGCCGTTTCGGATGACTGA
- a CDS encoding D-alanyl-D-alanine carboxypeptidase family protein: MPRPARRVLAAALAVAVIGHAAVATRAFGAGERPPPPISAKAWYLIDVRDGARLAGRNVGVQEAIASTTKLMTAYIALHQLPLGKRLVAPPYHPLPGESLLGLEAGERISVHDLLYGLLLPSGNDAAVTLATGAAGSVPAFVREMNGAAGRLGLRDTSYANPIGLDETGNYSTARDLATLAMRLRRQSLFRRIVDTPRKTLHTGAHPRTIVNHNDLLLRVPWINGVKTGYTLDAGYVLVASGTRKGVTLLSVVMGAPSEAARDQDTMSLMRYGFSRYLRRTPVQSGETLASPPVRGRDERLPLVAAHSVRVSARRGQSIRVTVDAPDEVEGPIPRGRRLGTGVVTLDDQEVARVPLVSERRALAPADSTLISRIDDEVPGSRALAWAVTGAVTATIVIGIAVGLPRRRGRGQPGQGRPQ; this comes from the coding sequence TTGCCCCGCCCCGCACGAAGAGTCCTCGCCGCCGCGCTCGCCGTCGCAGTGATCGGGCATGCAGCCGTCGCGACCCGCGCCTTCGGCGCCGGGGAGCGACCGCCGCCGCCGATATCGGCGAAGGCGTGGTACCTGATTGACGTGCGGGACGGCGCCAGGCTTGCGGGCAGGAACGTCGGCGTCCAGGAGGCGATCGCCAGCACGACCAAGTTGATGACCGCTTACATCGCTCTCCATCAGCTGCCGCTGGGGAAGCGGCTCGTCGCGCCGCCCTACCACCCGCTTCCCGGCGAGTCGCTGCTCGGGTTGGAGGCAGGGGAGCGAATCTCGGTTCACGACCTTCTGTATGGCCTGCTGTTGCCGAGCGGCAACGACGCCGCGGTGACCCTGGCAACAGGCGCGGCGGGCTCGGTGCCGGCGTTCGTCAGGGAGATGAACGGCGCCGCCGGCCGACTTGGGTTACGGGACACGAGCTATGCCAATCCGATCGGCCTCGACGAGACGGGCAACTACTCGACCGCACGTGACCTGGCCACGCTGGCCATGCGCCTGCGCCGGCAATCCCTCTTTCGTCGGATCGTAGACACCCCGAGGAAGACGCTCCACACCGGCGCCCACCCGCGCACGATCGTCAACCACAACGACCTGCTGCTCAGGGTCCCGTGGATCAACGGCGTGAAGACCGGCTACACGCTTGACGCCGGCTACGTCCTGGTCGCATCCGGCACGCGAAAGGGTGTCACCCTGCTCTCTGTCGTGATGGGGGCTCCCAGCGAAGCGGCACGCGATCAGGACACCATGTCGCTCATGCGCTACGGCTTTTCGCGCTACCTGCGCCGGACCCCCGTCCAGAGCGGGGAAACGCTGGCGTCGCCGCCGGTACGCGGACGCGACGAGAGGCTGCCGCTGGTCGCCGCCCACTCGGTCCGCGTGAGCGCCCGGCGCGGGCAGTCCATTCGGGTGACCGTCGACGCTCCGGATGAGGTCGAGGGCCCGATCCCGCGTGGCCGCCGGCTCGGGACAGGTGTGGTCACGCTTGACGATCAGGAGGTGGCACGCGTGCCGTTGGTCAGCGAGCGCCGAGCGCTCGCGCCCGCCGACTCGACGCTCATCTCGCGGATCGACGATGAAGTTCCCGGGTCGCGGGCCCTGGCCTGGGCGGTTACCGGAGCCGTCACGGCTACGATCGTGATAGGCATTGCTGTTGGGCTGCCCCGCCGTCGCGGGCGCGGCCAGCCGGGACAAGGAAGGCCTCAGTGA
- a CDS encoding LysM domain-containing protein: MEPQATETRPSRDPIARGVAVLALLVGAIVVVVVIAGSTGSSEEGSGQGHGTGGGPAQRESYCVVRAGDTFAAIAAEAGVPEMRLAELNPNLDQFSIQPENCINLIPEGCRKLAGGGPPNPCT, encoded by the coding sequence AGGCCGAGCCGCGATCCGATCGCGAGGGGTGTCGCGGTGCTCGCGCTGCTGGTCGGCGCGATCGTGGTCGTCGTCGTGATCGCGGGCTCGACCGGCTCCTCGGAGGAGGGGTCCGGGCAGGGCCACGGCACTGGCGGGGGCCCGGCGCAGCGCGAGAGCTATTGCGTGGTCCGTGCCGGCGATACGTTCGCGGCGATCGCGGCAGAGGCTGGCGTCCCGGAGATGAGGCTGGCGGAGTTAAACCCGAACCTGGACCAGTTCAGCATCCAGCCCGAGAACTGCATCAACCTGATACCCGAGGGATGCAGGAAGCTCGCCGGCGGGGGGCCGCCGAATCCCTGCACCTAG
- a CDS encoding LysM peptidoglycan-binding domain-containing protein produces the protein MPVSKIRTTLAIAAVAGAVQMAMAKPARASAPHTVLPGETLWSIAASYNFTTRTIAAYNGLSDDASVYAGETIQIPTEAEGAAALASAGASPTSSSSSSAATASHIVMPGESLWSIAAANGLPVESLAASNGLASDSLLLIGQTIQVPASGSSASTAAGTGPPPPSPPYWTSPIYCPCGSVYLASNAAAAWEAMRQESLRLYGTDLYPDGTLSGYRSYAQQLYLYNLYLSGQGSLAAPPGTSSHEYGYALDLAEPYMRTVVDQIGANFGWAKTEAPDEWWHINYVG, from the coding sequence GTGCCGGTCTCGAAAATCCGGACAACACTGGCAATCGCGGCCGTCGCGGGAGCGGTCCAGATGGCCATGGCCAAACCGGCGCGGGCATCCGCGCCGCACACGGTCCTGCCGGGCGAGACCCTGTGGTCGATCGCGGCCTCCTACAACTTCACCACCCGCACGATCGCCGCCTACAACGGGCTCTCGGACGACGCGTCCGTCTACGCTGGCGAGACGATCCAGATCCCGACTGAAGCCGAGGGCGCCGCGGCGCTGGCTTCGGCTGGGGCCTCCCCCACCTCTTCGTCGAGCTCCTCTGCCGCGACCGCCTCCCACATCGTGATGCCCGGCGAAAGCCTCTGGTCCATAGCCGCCGCGAATGGCCTCCCGGTCGAGTCGCTGGCCGCCAGCAACGGCCTCGCCTCGGACTCGCTGCTCCTGATCGGGCAGACGATCCAGGTGCCGGCGTCCGGCAGCTCGGCGTCCACTGCCGCCGGCACTGGCCCACCCCCGCCGTCTCCTCCCTATTGGACCTCACCCATCTACTGCCCCTGTGGGAGCGTCTATCTGGCCTCGAACGCAGCCGCCGCCTGGGAGGCGATGCGCCAGGAGTCCCTGCGGCTCTACGGAACCGATCTCTACCCGGACGGCACCCTCTCCGGCTACCGGTCCTACGCCCAGCAGCTCTACCTCTACAACCTCTACCTCTCGGGCCAAGGCAGCCTCGCCGCGCCCCCCGGGACTTCTTCCCACGAATACGGCTACGCGCTCGATCTCGCCGAGCCCTACATGCGAACGGTGGTCGACCAAATCGGCGCCAACTTCGGCTGGGCGAAGACCGAAGCCCCCGACGAGTGGTGGCACATCAACTACGTCGGCTAG
- a CDS encoding group II truncated hemoglobin has product MNATPTLYGWAGGEAAIRRLMDCFYDRVERDELLSPYFPGGVSEEHRAHVSTWWSEVLGGPAGYTEDLGGYESMLAHHRGLAIAPEERHRFVALLSLAADDAGLPDDPEFRAAIVAYAEWGSRLAMYNSQPDAQVFEHAPVPRWGWGEAPPFQP; this is encoded by the coding sequence ATGAACGCGACCCCGACGCTCTACGGGTGGGCCGGAGGAGAGGCGGCGATCCGCCGCTTGATGGATTGCTTCTACGACCGCGTCGAGCGTGACGAACTCCTTTCGCCCTACTTTCCCGGCGGGGTGAGCGAGGAACACCGAGCGCACGTCAGCACCTGGTGGTCGGAGGTGCTGGGCGGCCCCGCCGGCTACACGGAGGACTTGGGTGGCTACGAGAGCATGCTCGCTCACCACCGTGGCCTCGCGATTGCGCCCGAGGAGCGGCATCGGTTTGTCGCGCTTCTCAGCCTCGCCGCCGACGACGCCGGCCTTCCGGACGATCCCGAGTTCCGCGCCGCGATCGTCGCCTACGCCGAGTGGGGATCCCGCCTTGCGATGTACAACTCCCAGCCGGACGCCCAGGTCTTCGAGCACGCACCGGTCCCTCGCTGGGGCTGGGGCGAGGCGCCCCCCTTCCAGCCGTAG